From a region of the Burkholderia sp. PAMC 26561 genome:
- a CDS encoding alpha/beta fold hydrolase, whose amino-acid sequence MDSTLLYGANVNANGIRQHFLRYGGADGVRAGRPAVILIPGITSPAVTWGFVGEVLGRQFDTYVLDVRGRGLSEATATLDYSLDAQAADVIALAQALGLEHYALVGHSMGARIAIRAARSAPEGLTRTVLVDPPVSGPGRRAYPAKLPWYVDSIRLAVKGIDAEGMLAFCPTWTEEQRRVRAQWLHTCDERAMLASFEGFHTDDIHADLPLLRVPSLLITAARGDVVLDEDVKEMQALAPGLLHARVPDAGHMIPWDNEAGFYEAFGDFLGAKLA is encoded by the coding sequence ATGGACTCAACTTTGCTTTACGGCGCGAACGTCAATGCCAACGGCATTCGTCAGCATTTCCTGCGCTATGGGGGTGCAGACGGCGTGCGCGCCGGCCGCCCTGCCGTGATCCTGATCCCCGGCATCACCAGCCCGGCGGTGACGTGGGGTTTCGTCGGCGAAGTGCTCGGCCGCCAGTTCGATACCTACGTGCTCGACGTCCGCGGCCGGGGTTTGTCGGAGGCCACGGCTACGCTCGACTACAGTCTCGACGCACAAGCCGCCGATGTCATCGCGCTCGCTCAGGCGCTCGGCCTTGAACACTATGCGCTCGTTGGCCATTCGATGGGCGCCCGCATCGCAATCCGCGCCGCTCGCAGCGCACCGGAAGGCCTGACGCGCACGGTTCTCGTCGATCCGCCCGTGTCCGGTCCCGGCCGCCGCGCGTATCCGGCGAAACTGCCGTGGTACGTCGATTCCATCCGCCTCGCGGTCAAGGGCATCGACGCGGAAGGCATGCTCGCCTTCTGCCCGACGTGGACCGAAGAACAACGCCGCGTGCGCGCGCAATGGCTCCATACCTGCGACGAACGCGCGATGCTTGCGTCGTTCGAAGGTTTCCATACCGACGACATCCATGCAGACCTGCCGCTCCTGCGCGTGCCGTCGCTGCTGATCACGGCCGCACGCGGCGACGTGGTGCTCGACGAGGACGTGAAGGAAATGCAGGCGCTCGCGCCGGGTTTGCTGCACGCGCGCGTGCCGGATGCCGGCCACATGATTCCGTGGGACAACGAAGCCGGCTTCTACGAAGCATTCGGCGATTTCCTCGGCGCAAAGCTCGCATAG
- a CDS encoding (2Fe-2S)-binding protein — translation MTLSVNGSSRTLEGVTRDTPLLYVLRNDFELNGPKYGCGLGQCGACTVLLDGGAARSCVVPVAAAIGRETVTLEGLGTLDALHPIQRAFIDEQAAQCGYCLNGMIMSTKALLDRDPEPDDAAIRDALRFNLCRCGTHIEIMKAVHRAVEYLKREEGR, via the coding sequence ATGACGCTCAGTGTCAATGGTTCATCGCGTACGCTCGAAGGCGTGACGCGTGACACGCCCTTGCTTTATGTCTTGCGCAACGACTTCGAGCTGAACGGTCCGAAGTATGGCTGCGGCCTCGGGCAGTGCGGCGCATGCACGGTGCTGCTCGACGGCGGTGCGGCGCGTTCGTGCGTGGTGCCGGTCGCGGCGGCTATCGGACGGGAAACGGTCACGCTCGAAGGGCTCGGCACGCTGGATGCGTTGCATCCGATCCAGCGCGCTTTTATCGATGAACAAGCCGCGCAATGCGGCTACTGTCTCAACGGCATGATCATGAGCACGAAGGCGCTGCTCGATCGCGATCCCGAACCCGATGACGCCGCGATTCGTGATGCGTTGCGCTTCAACCTGTGCCGCTGCGGTACGCATATCGAGATCATGAAGGCCGTGCATCGCGCGGTCGAGTATTTGAAACGCGAAGAAGGGCGCTGA
- a CDS encoding N-carbamoylsarcosine amidohydrolase → MSDIQSHAESGVYKQQGFGTPLPVKGNIGLLIVDFVVGFADPKTFGGGNIAPAIERTTHLLAAARRNKWPVAHSRIVYAADGSDDNVFSLKVPGMATLTEDHPNSAIVPELTPAAGELVVRKTVPSAFFGTQLAPWLSQRAVQTLIVAGAVTSGCVRASVVDAMSHGFRPLVISDCVGDRAIGPHDANLFDMQQKYAAVMTLDEAFASIENR, encoded by the coding sequence ATGAGCGACATCCAGAGCCATGCGGAATCCGGCGTCTACAAGCAGCAGGGATTCGGCACGCCATTGCCGGTGAAAGGCAATATCGGCTTGTTGATCGTGGACTTCGTGGTCGGTTTCGCGGACCCGAAGACTTTCGGCGGCGGCAACATTGCACCGGCCATTGAACGTACCACGCACTTGCTTGCGGCAGCGCGGCGCAATAAATGGCCGGTTGCGCATAGCCGGATCGTCTATGCCGCCGATGGCAGCGACGACAACGTCTTCTCCCTGAAAGTCCCGGGCATGGCGACGCTGACCGAAGATCACCCGAACAGCGCAATCGTGCCGGAACTCACGCCCGCCGCCGGCGAACTGGTCGTGCGCAAGACCGTACCGTCCGCGTTCTTCGGCACGCAACTCGCGCCGTGGTTATCGCAACGCGCGGTCCAGACGCTGATCGTGGCGGGTGCGGTGACGAGCGGATGCGTGCGCGCCAGTGTGGTCGATGCCATGTCGCACGGCTTCCGCCCGCTGGTCATTTCGGATTGCGTCGGTGATCGCGCGATCGGTCCGCACGATGCAAATCTCTTCGATATGCAGCAGAAATACGCCGCCGTGATGACGCTTGACGAAGCATTTGCAAGCATCGAAAACCGCTAG
- a CDS encoding FAD-dependent monooxygenase, which translates to MSTPRIAIVGAGLGGTAAAALMQRAGYSVRLYEQAPAFSRLGAGIHLGPNVMKIMRRIGCEDALNVMGSHPDFWYSRDWKSGEAIAQIPLGDFAVNEYGATYLTVHRGDFHALMTQAVAPGTIEFNKCLTNIEETDKDVRLTFADGSVETADIVIGADGVNSKLRDHLLGAEPPRYTGHVAHRAVFPASLLGTDPFDLCVKWWSEDRHMMVYYVTSKRDEIYYVTGVPQAEWPAGQSVAPSSRDEMREVFAGYHPSVQKLIDATPEVTKWPLLERDPLPLWSRGRLVLLGDACHPMKPHMAQGAAMAIEDAAMLTRCLDEIGVNDYTNAFALYEANRAERASKVQLVSHNNTWLRTNEDPAWVFAYDVFNEPLKTPVAKQASTAAA; encoded by the coding sequence ATGAGCACACCCCGTATCGCGATTGTTGGCGCGGGCCTTGGAGGAACGGCGGCAGCCGCGTTGATGCAGCGCGCCGGTTATTCAGTGCGTCTGTATGAGCAGGCGCCGGCGTTCTCGCGTCTTGGCGCGGGCATCCACCTGGGGCCGAACGTGATGAAGATCATGCGCCGCATCGGTTGCGAAGATGCATTGAATGTCATGGGATCGCATCCGGACTTCTGGTACAGCCGCGACTGGAAAAGCGGCGAGGCGATTGCGCAGATTCCGCTCGGCGATTTCGCTGTCAACGAATATGGCGCGACCTACCTGACGGTGCACCGCGGCGACTTTCACGCGCTGATGACGCAAGCCGTTGCGCCGGGCACCATCGAATTCAACAAGTGCCTGACCAATATTGAAGAAACCGATAAGGACGTGCGCCTGACGTTCGCCGACGGCAGCGTGGAAACGGCCGACATCGTGATCGGTGCGGATGGCGTGAACTCGAAACTGCGCGATCACCTGCTTGGCGCCGAGCCGCCGCGTTATACGGGTCATGTGGCGCATCGCGCGGTGTTTCCGGCGTCGCTGCTCGGCACCGATCCGTTCGACCTGTGCGTCAAGTGGTGGTCGGAAGATCGCCATATGATGGTGTATTACGTCACGTCCAAGCGCGATGAAATCTATTACGTGACCGGCGTTCCGCAAGCAGAGTGGCCGGCGGGACAATCGGTTGCGCCGAGCAGCCGCGACGAGATGCGCGAAGTTTTCGCGGGTTACCATCCGTCGGTGCAAAAGCTGATCGATGCCACGCCGGAAGTCACGAAGTGGCCGCTGCTGGAACGCGACCCGCTGCCGTTGTGGAGCCGCGGCCGGCTGGTCCTGCTCGGTGACGCCTGCCATCCGATGAAACCGCACATGGCGCAAGGCGCGGCCATGGCTATCGAAGATGCGGCCATGCTGACGCGGTGCCTGGACGAGATCGGCGTGAACGATTACACGAATGCGTTCGCGCTGTATGAAGCGAATCGCGCGGAACGTGCTTCGAAGGTGCAGCTTGTGTCGCACAACAACACGTGGCTGCGCACGAACGAAGATCCGGCCTGGGTATTTGCGTACGACGTGTTCAACGAGCCGTTGAAGACGCCAGTGGCGAAGCAGGCTTCGACGGCTGCAGCCTGA
- a CDS encoding maleate cis-trans isomerase family protein, translated as MTKNFRIGQIVPSSNTTMETEIPAMLLARQTIRPERFTFHSSRMRMKKVVKEELAAMDAESDRCALELSDARVDVLGYACLVAIMAMGHGYHRVSQKRLHERTVENGGSAPVITSAGALVDALKVIKAKRIVVVAPYMKPLTELVVDYIRSEGFEVVDYRALEIPDNLDVGRHDPRLLPEIVKTLNYKDVDAIVLSACVQMPSLAAVPQVEAMTGKPVITAAIATTYAMLRELDLERVVPGAGALLSGAY; from the coding sequence ATGACCAAAAACTTCCGCATCGGCCAGATCGTGCCGAGTTCGAATACAACAATGGAAACCGAGATTCCGGCCATGCTGCTCGCGCGGCAGACCATCCGCCCGGAGCGCTTCACTTTCCATTCGAGCCGCATGCGCATGAAGAAAGTGGTGAAGGAGGAGCTTGCGGCCATGGATGCGGAATCGGACCGCTGCGCGCTCGAACTCAGCGACGCACGCGTCGACGTGCTGGGATATGCATGCCTCGTTGCAATCATGGCGATGGGCCATGGGTATCACCGCGTCTCTCAAAAGCGGCTGCACGAACGTACGGTCGAAAACGGCGGTTCCGCGCCGGTCATCACGAGCGCGGGTGCGCTGGTCGACGCGCTGAAGGTCATCAAGGCGAAGCGTATTGTGGTGGTTGCGCCTTACATGAAGCCGCTGACCGAGCTCGTGGTGGATTACATCCGCTCGGAAGGGTTTGAAGTCGTCGATTACCGTGCGCTCGAAATTCCCGACAATCTGGACGTTGGCCGTCACGACCCGCGCCTCTTGCCGGAAATCGTGAAGACGCTGAACTACAAGGACGTCGATGCAATCGTACTGTCGGCGTGTGTGCAAATGCCGTCGCTTGCCGCGGTGCCGCAAGTCGAAGCCATGACAGGCAAGCCGGTCATCACCGCCGCGATCGCGACGACCTACGCCATGCTGCGCGAACTCGATCTCGAGCGCGTCGTGCCGGGCGCGGGCGCGCTGCTGTCGGGCGCATATTGA